The following are from one region of the Deltaproteobacteria bacterium genome:
- the add gene encoding adenosine deaminase — protein MTLATTLIATPKADLHVHLEGTVDFATLRKLAKKNNVALAKPTYLEIKGGYGPIPPPNLVNRYPQTFSFEQFIAIYLKISESIKSAEDVMAIAHNYILSSQEQGIAYSEIYFTPTTFEALGADLVSLIGGLVAAQEAAKLANITFKWIFDIVRNADTSRGERTLELANYAKDIGLDVIAIGLAGYESHNSTRPFAEAFSRAQKLGFKTIVHAGETAGASAVKEALEILRPDRIAHAISIFEDKALVDELIETQIPIEVCPWSNISLGLADTASHPLARMLEMGLNVLIGSDDPGIFDKSLIENYLLAGSLGVSEQDLIALAANSLSILNKTPPSRNS, from the coding sequence ATGACCCTGGCGACAACCCTAATAGCTACACCTAAAGCCGACCTTCACGTTCACTTAGAAGGCACGGTCGACTTTGCGACACTAAGAAAGCTTGCTAAGAAGAATAATGTCGCTCTTGCTAAGCCTACCTACCTGGAGATAAAGGGCGGCTATGGGCCTATTCCACCACCAAACCTAGTTAATAGATACCCGCAGACTTTTAGTTTTGAGCAGTTTATCGCCATATACTTAAAAATATCCGAGTCAATCAAATCAGCTGAGGATGTCATGGCGATAGCTCATAACTATATTTTATCCTCCCAAGAACAGGGCATCGCTTATAGCGAGATATACTTTACGCCAACCACCTTTGAGGCTCTTGGTGCTGATCTGGTCAGTCTCATCGGAGGATTAGTTGCAGCCCAAGAGGCTGCTAAACTAGCAAACATTACTTTTAAGTGGATTTTTGACATAGTGCGAAATGCCGATACTAGTAGGGGCGAACGCACTCTCGAGTTAGCTAATTACGCCAAGGATATCGGTTTAGACGTAATTGCCATAGGACTCGCCGGCTATGAAAGCCATAACTCAACTAGACCCTTTGCCGAGGCTTTTAGCCGTGCCCAGAAACTTGGTTTTAAAACCATAGTGCATGCCGGAGAGACTGCGGGAGCAAGTGCCGTTAAAGAAGCTTTGGAAATTTTGAGACCCGATCGCATCGCCCATGCCATTAGCATCTTCGAAGATAAGGCTCTGGTGGACGAATTAATTGAAACCCAAATACCGATAGAAGTATGTCCTTGGAGCAATATTTCGCTAGGGCTTGCCGATACCGCCTCACATCCTCTGGCCAGGATGTTAGAAATGGGATTGAATGTATTAATAGGTTCCGATGACCCGGGCATCTTCGATAAGAGCTTGATAGAGAATTATTTACTGGCAGGAAGTTTGGGAGTTTCGGAGCAAGATTTGATCGCCCTTGCGGCTAATAGCCTCTCCATCCTTAACAAAACACCGCCCTCCCGGAACAGCTGA